From a single Fusobacterium pseudoperiodonticum genomic region:
- a CDS encoding DUF5105 domain-containing protein produces MKKMFRYVLLVFVFLMLVACGKPDSQKAFEKNFKQTIADVSKKMKDGNEVSKMLAGILEKGSYKVNKVNEEKNMAELDVTIKSADFVKYMTEYLVALKPLFDSNMGEEAFQKKSLEYFENLTKKELDYTETDVIVHMEKVDGEWKVINTEDVLTAIFGGLTDAAADFN; encoded by the coding sequence ATGAAAAAAATGTTTCGTTATGTTCTGTTGGTTTTTGTATTTTTAATGTTAGTTGCTTGTGGTAAACCTGATTCACAAAAAGCTTTTGAGAAAAATTTTAAGCAAACTATAGCAGATGTGAGCAAGAAAATGAAAGATGGAAATGAAGTTTCTAAAATGTTAGCTGGAATTTTAGAAAAAGGTTCTTACAAAGTTAATAAAGTTAATGAAGAAAAAAATATGGCTGAACTTGATGTGACAATAAAATCTGCAGATTTTGTTAAATATATGACAGAGTATTTAGTGGCATTAAAACCTTTATTTGATTCTAATATGGGTGAAGAAGCTTTCCAAAAAAAATCTTTAGAATATTTTGAAAATTTGACAAAAAAAGAATTAGATTATACAGAAACTGATGTGATAGTACATATGGAAAAAGTGGATGGAGAATGGAAAGTAATCAATACTGAGGATGTTTTAACTGCTATATTTGGTGGTTTAACAGATGCAGCAGCAGACTTTAATTAA
- a CDS encoding subtype B tannase, with product MKKFKFLMLFCLFGSMAFAAPKTTKVTKNEYDLKFNPNKYVSKETEVNGKKVKYRAYENIIYVKNPVDKEYQNMNIYIPEEYFNNSSIGNYNSSNAPIFLPNSVGGYMPGKADKVGLGRDGKANSLSYALSKGYVVAAPGARGRTLTDKNGAYTGKAPAAIVDLKAAVRYLYFNDEVMPGDANKIISNGTSAGGALSALLGASGNSQDYLPYLTELGAADTRDDIYAVSSYCPITNLENADSAYEWMYNGVNTFSRMEFTRNTSAQEYNDRSLTRTTVQDSLTEDEIRISNRLKNIFPAYLNSLKLTDDKGNLLTLDKNGNGTFKSYLSLIIKNSANKALAEGKDISEFKKAFTIENGKVVAVDLDVYTHIGDRMKSPPAFDSLDASSGENNLFGDKKTDNKNFTKFSFDIANKEAIEYYQKGKFNDKSIKIVIPKMADKAIIKMMNPMNYIESAPTKYWRIRHGAIDKDTSLAIPAILAIKLKNSGKIVDFAAPWGQGHGGDYDLDELFDWIDTVVNK from the coding sequence ATGAAAAAATTTAAATTTTTAATGTTATTCTGTTTATTTGGTTCTATGGCTTTTGCAGCTCCTAAAACTACAAAAGTTACAAAAAATGAATATGATTTAAAATTTAATCCAAATAAATACGTTTCAAAAGAAACTGAGGTCAATGGTAAAAAAGTAAAATATCGTGCTTATGAAAATATTATTTATGTAAAAAATCCTGTAGATAAAGAATATCAAAATATGAATATCTATATTCCTGAAGAATATTTTAATAATTCTTCTATAGGAAATTATAATAGCTCTAATGCTCCTATCTTTTTACCTAATAGTGTTGGAGGATACATGCCAGGTAAAGCTGATAAAGTAGGACTTGGTAGAGATGGAAAAGCTAACTCTCTTAGTTATGCACTATCAAAAGGTTATGTGGTTGCAGCACCTGGTGCAAGAGGTAGAACTTTAACTGATAAAAATGGAGCTTATACAGGAAAAGCTCCTGCTGCAATAGTTGACTTAAAGGCAGCAGTTAGATACCTTTATTTTAATGATGAAGTTATGCCAGGTGATGCTAATAAGATAATTTCAAATGGAACTAGTGCTGGTGGGGCTTTATCAGCTCTTTTAGGAGCAAGTGGAAACTCTCAAGACTATCTTCCTTACCTAACAGAGCTTGGAGCAGCTGATACAAGAGATGATATTTACGCTGTATCTTCTTATTGCCCTATTACAAATTTAGAAAATGCTGATTCTGCTTATGAATGGATGTACAATGGAGTTAACACATTTTCAAGAATGGAGTTCACAAGAAATACATCTGCTCAAGAATATAATGATAGAAGCTTAACTCGTACAACTGTTCAAGATAGTTTAACAGAAGATGAAATAAGAATATCTAATAGATTGAAAAATATATTCCCAGCTTATTTAAACAGTTTAAAATTAACTGATGATAAAGGAAATCTATTAACTCTTGATAAAAATGGTAATGGAACTTTCAAATCATATCTTTCTCTTATAATTAAAAATTCTGCTAATAAGGCTTTAGCTGAGGGAAAGGATATCAGTGAATTTAAAAAAGCTTTCACTATTGAAAATGGTAAAGTTGTTGCTGTTGATTTAGATGTTTATACTCATATTGGTGATAGAATGAAATCTCCACCTGCTTTTGATAGTTTAGATGCAAGCTCTGGAGAAAATAATCTGTTTGGTGATAAGAAAACTGATAATAAAAACTTCACTAAATTTTCTTTTGATATAGCTAATAAAGAAGCTATTGAATACTACCAAAAAGGTAAATTTAATGATAAGAGTATTAAAATTGTAATTCCAAAAATGGCAGATAAAGCTATAATAAAAATGATGAATCCTATGAATTATATTGAGAGTGCTCCAACTAAATATTGGAGAATAAGACACGGAGCAATAGATAAGGATACTTCTCTTGCTATCCCTGCAATACTAGCTATTAAATTAAAAAATTCTGGAAAAATTGTAGACTTTGCTGCTCCTTGGGGACAAGGACATGGTGGAGATTATGATTTAGATGAATTATTTGATTGGATTGACACTGTTGTAAATAAATAA